The following proteins are co-located in the Natator depressus isolate rNatDep1 chromosome 4, rNatDep2.hap1, whole genome shotgun sequence genome:
- the RTKN gene encoding rhotekin isoform X4: protein MDTTARDRFAEMQDRLRILEDLNMLYIRQIALSLQDTDIQKKIDHELRMREGTCKLLAACTQREQALEATKSLLVCNSRIMAYMSELQRMKEAQVAQRTARRPSDAGPMDDRLPCRGKVCVSDLRIPLMWKDTEYFKNKGDLHRCAVFCLLQLGVEIYDTEMVLVDRTLTDICFENGVLFTEAGPDFELKVELYSVGLEEDSALGSTPKKLASKLSSSLGRSSGKRLRAALDGAPGSPVSNGGSSPLLLPAPSVVGPKYHLLAHTALSLAEVQDSFRTHDLAITSNEESSFWLPLYGSMCCRLAAQPNCMAQQMMCGFLKLQQVGEQQSWARLYCVLRGSNLLCYRRPQDAEAPVEPALTIAINKETRIRAAEKDPGNKLQSMSVTNRYGGEEVTHTLLAESRADTQRWMEAFWQHFYDLSHWKQCCDELMKIEVPSPRKPPALLAKQGSLYHETAIEPVDDIEAVTDILARRVTALELRSDLGCPPWLSLFEGPLLSVSHASITSDSASPSPTRSRPAWGRPRTLSLDARLSTLKGRAGKGQAPALRPLAGPPHSSSSSSGGNTPESERQGRCPTRPNLEPRSCLQSQV from the exons GACACTGACATCCAGAAGAAGATTGACCATGAGCTCCGGATGCGCGAAGGCACCTGCAAGCTGCTGGCAGCCTGCACGCAGCGGGAGCAGGCCCTGGAGGCAACCAAGAGCCTTCTCGTCTGCAACAGCCGCATCATGGCCTACATGTCCGAGCTGCAGCGCATGAAAGAGGCGCAGGTCGCGCAGCGGACGGCCCGGCG cccctcggACGCTGGCCCCATGGACGATCGCTTACCCTGCAGGGGAAAGGTCTGCGTGTCAG atcTCCGGATCCCCTTGATGTGGAAGGACACGGAGTATTTCAAAAACAAGGGAG ACCTGCACCGCTGTGCCGTGTTCTGCCTGCTGCAGCTCGGCGTGGAGATCTATGACACCGAGATGGTGCTGGTGGACCGGACGCTCACTGACATCTGCTTCGAAAATGGGGTCCTCTT CACGGAGGCAGGCCCGGACTTCGAGCTGAAGGTGGAGCTGTACAGcgtggggctggaggaggacTCTGCGCTCGGTAGCACCCCGAAGAAGCTGGCCAGCAAACTGAGCAGCTCGCTGGGACGCTCCTCTGGGAAGCGGCTGCGTGCAGCGTTGGACGGGGCCCCGGGGAGCCCCGTGAGTAATGGGgggagcagccccctcctgctgccGGCCCCCAGCGTGGT GGGCCCCAAGTACCACCTGCTGGCCCACACCGCGCTCTCCCTGGCTGAGGTTCAGGACAGCTTCCGCACCCATGACTTGGCCATCACCAGCAATG AGGAGAGCTCCTTCTGGCTGCCCCTCTATGGCAGCATGTGCTGCCGTCTGGCTGCCCAGCCCAACTGCATGGCCCAGCAGATGATGTGCGGCTTCTTGAAATTGCAA CAGGTGGGCgagcagcagagctgggcgcGGCTGTACTGCGTGCTGCGGGGCTCCAACCTCCTCTGCTACCGCCGGCCCCAGGACGCCGAGGCCCCGGTGGAGCCGGCGCTTACCATCGCCATCAACAAG GAGACACGGATCCGGGCCGCGGAGAAGGACCCCGGGAACAAGCTGCAGAGCATGTCGGTGACCAACCGctatgggggggaggaggtgacgCACACGCTGCTGGCGGAGAGCCGGGCCGACACGCAGCGCTGGATGGAGGCCTTCTGGCAGCACTTCTACGACCtga GCCACTGGAAGCAGTGCTGCGATGAGCTCATGAAGATCGAGGTGCCGTCACCACGCAAGCCCCCGGCCCTGCTGGCCAAGCAGGGCTCCCTGTACCACGAGACGG CTATTGAGCCTGTGGATGACATTGAGGCCGTGACGGACATCCTGGCACGACGGGTGACGGCCCTCGAGCTGCGGTCGGACCTGGGCTGCCCCCCATGGCTGTCTCTCTTCGAGGGGCCCCTGCTCAGCGTGTCCCACGCCAGCATCACTTCCGAcagcgccagccccagccccactcgcTCACGCCCGGCATGGGGCCGGCCCCGCACGCTCTCCCTGGATGCCAGGCTCAGCACGCTGAAGGGGCGtgctgggaagggccaggcccctgccctgcgcccgctggctggccccccccactccagctcctccagcagcgGTGGCAACACCCCCGAGTCGGAGCGCCAGGGCCGCTGCCCCACccgccccaacctggagccccgcAGCTGTCTGCAGTCCCAGGTCTGA
- the RTKN gene encoding rhotekin isoform X3: MDTTARDRFAEMQDRLRILEDLNMLYIRQIALSLQDTDIQKKIDHELRMREGTCKLLAACTQREQALEATKSLLVCNSRIMAYMSELQRMKEAQVAQRTARRPSDAGPMDDRLPCRGKVCVSDLRIPLMWKDTEYFKNKGDLHRCAVFCLLQLGVEIYDTEMVLVDRTLTDICFENGVLFTEAGPDFELKVELYSVGLEEDSALGSTPKKLASKLSSSLGRSSGKRLRAALDGAPGSPVSNGGSSPLLLPAPSVVGPKYHLLAHTALSLAEVQDSFRTHDLAITSNEESSFWLPLYGSMCCRLAAQPNCMAQQMMCGFLKLQQQVGEQQSWARLYCVLRGSNLLCYRRPQDAEAPVEPALTIAINKETRIRAAEKDPGNKLQSMSVTNRYGGEEVTHTLLAESRADTQRWMEAFWQHFYDLSHWKQCCDELMKIEVPSPRKPPALLAKQGSLYHETAIEPVDDIEAVTDILARRVTALELRSDLGCPPWLSLFEGPLLSVSHASITSDSASPSPTRSRPAWGRPRTLSLDARLSTLKGRAGKGQAPALRPLAGPPHSSSSSSGGNTPESERQGRCPTRPNLEPRSCLQSQV, translated from the exons GACACTGACATCCAGAAGAAGATTGACCATGAGCTCCGGATGCGCGAAGGCACCTGCAAGCTGCTGGCAGCCTGCACGCAGCGGGAGCAGGCCCTGGAGGCAACCAAGAGCCTTCTCGTCTGCAACAGCCGCATCATGGCCTACATGTCCGAGCTGCAGCGCATGAAAGAGGCGCAGGTCGCGCAGCGGACGGCCCGGCG cccctcggACGCTGGCCCCATGGACGATCGCTTACCCTGCAGGGGAAAGGTCTGCGTGTCAG atcTCCGGATCCCCTTGATGTGGAAGGACACGGAGTATTTCAAAAACAAGGGAG ACCTGCACCGCTGTGCCGTGTTCTGCCTGCTGCAGCTCGGCGTGGAGATCTATGACACCGAGATGGTGCTGGTGGACCGGACGCTCACTGACATCTGCTTCGAAAATGGGGTCCTCTT CACGGAGGCAGGCCCGGACTTCGAGCTGAAGGTGGAGCTGTACAGcgtggggctggaggaggacTCTGCGCTCGGTAGCACCCCGAAGAAGCTGGCCAGCAAACTGAGCAGCTCGCTGGGACGCTCCTCTGGGAAGCGGCTGCGTGCAGCGTTGGACGGGGCCCCGGGGAGCCCCGTGAGTAATGGGgggagcagccccctcctgctgccGGCCCCCAGCGTGGT GGGCCCCAAGTACCACCTGCTGGCCCACACCGCGCTCTCCCTGGCTGAGGTTCAGGACAGCTTCCGCACCCATGACTTGGCCATCACCAGCAATG AGGAGAGCTCCTTCTGGCTGCCCCTCTATGGCAGCATGTGCTGCCGTCTGGCTGCCCAGCCCAACTGCATGGCCCAGCAGATGATGTGCGGCTTCTTGAAATTGCAA CAGCAGGTGGGCgagcagcagagctgggcgcGGCTGTACTGCGTGCTGCGGGGCTCCAACCTCCTCTGCTACCGCCGGCCCCAGGACGCCGAGGCCCCGGTGGAGCCGGCGCTTACCATCGCCATCAACAAG GAGACACGGATCCGGGCCGCGGAGAAGGACCCCGGGAACAAGCTGCAGAGCATGTCGGTGACCAACCGctatgggggggaggaggtgacgCACACGCTGCTGGCGGAGAGCCGGGCCGACACGCAGCGCTGGATGGAGGCCTTCTGGCAGCACTTCTACGACCtga GCCACTGGAAGCAGTGCTGCGATGAGCTCATGAAGATCGAGGTGCCGTCACCACGCAAGCCCCCGGCCCTGCTGGCCAAGCAGGGCTCCCTGTACCACGAGACGG CTATTGAGCCTGTGGATGACATTGAGGCCGTGACGGACATCCTGGCACGACGGGTGACGGCCCTCGAGCTGCGGTCGGACCTGGGCTGCCCCCCATGGCTGTCTCTCTTCGAGGGGCCCCTGCTCAGCGTGTCCCACGCCAGCATCACTTCCGAcagcgccagccccagccccactcgcTCACGCCCGGCATGGGGCCGGCCCCGCACGCTCTCCCTGGATGCCAGGCTCAGCACGCTGAAGGGGCGtgctgggaagggccaggcccctgccctgcgcccgctggctggccccccccactccagctcctccagcagcgGTGGCAACACCCCCGAGTCGGAGCGCCAGGGCCGCTGCCCCACccgccccaacctggagccccgcAGCTGTCTGCAGTCCCAGGTCTGA
- the RTKN gene encoding rhotekin isoform X5, which yields MRLGGGARRQLGAPSMDSCRIGKDTDIQKKIDHELRMREGTCKLLAACTQREQALEATKSLLVCNSRIMAYMSELQRMKEAQVAQRTARRPSDAGPMDDRLPCRGKVCVSDLRIPLMWKDTEYFKNKGDLHRCAVFCLLQLGVEIYDTEMVLVDRTLTDICFENGVLFTEAGPDFELKVELYSVGLEEDSALGSTPKKLASKLSSSLGRSSGKRLRAALDGAPGSPVSNGGSSPLLLPAPSVVGPKYHLLAHTALSLAEVQDSFRTHDLAITSNEESSFWLPLYGSMCCRLAAQPNCMAQQMMCGFLKLQQQVGEQQSWARLYCVLRGSNLLCYRRPQDAEAPVEPALTIAINKETRIRAAEKDPGNKLQSMSVTNRYGGEEVTHTLLAESRADTQRWMEAFWQHFYDLSHWKQCCDELMKIEVPSPRKPPALLAKQGSLYHETAIEPVDDIEAVTDILARRVTALELRSDLGCPPWLSLFEGPLLSVSHASITSDSASPSPTRSRPAWGRPRTLSLDARLSTLKGRAGKGQAPALRPLAGPPHSSSSSSGGNTPESERQGRCPTRPNLEPRSCLQSQV from the exons ATGCGGCTAGGAGGGGGAGCCCgcaggcagctgggagctcccagCATGGACAGCTGCAGGATCGGCAAA GACACTGACATCCAGAAGAAGATTGACCATGAGCTCCGGATGCGCGAAGGCACCTGCAAGCTGCTGGCAGCCTGCACGCAGCGGGAGCAGGCCCTGGAGGCAACCAAGAGCCTTCTCGTCTGCAACAGCCGCATCATGGCCTACATGTCCGAGCTGCAGCGCATGAAAGAGGCGCAGGTCGCGCAGCGGACGGCCCGGCG cccctcggACGCTGGCCCCATGGACGATCGCTTACCCTGCAGGGGAAAGGTCTGCGTGTCAG atcTCCGGATCCCCTTGATGTGGAAGGACACGGAGTATTTCAAAAACAAGGGAG ACCTGCACCGCTGTGCCGTGTTCTGCCTGCTGCAGCTCGGCGTGGAGATCTATGACACCGAGATGGTGCTGGTGGACCGGACGCTCACTGACATCTGCTTCGAAAATGGGGTCCTCTT CACGGAGGCAGGCCCGGACTTCGAGCTGAAGGTGGAGCTGTACAGcgtggggctggaggaggacTCTGCGCTCGGTAGCACCCCGAAGAAGCTGGCCAGCAAACTGAGCAGCTCGCTGGGACGCTCCTCTGGGAAGCGGCTGCGTGCAGCGTTGGACGGGGCCCCGGGGAGCCCCGTGAGTAATGGGgggagcagccccctcctgctgccGGCCCCCAGCGTGGT GGGCCCCAAGTACCACCTGCTGGCCCACACCGCGCTCTCCCTGGCTGAGGTTCAGGACAGCTTCCGCACCCATGACTTGGCCATCACCAGCAATG AGGAGAGCTCCTTCTGGCTGCCCCTCTATGGCAGCATGTGCTGCCGTCTGGCTGCCCAGCCCAACTGCATGGCCCAGCAGATGATGTGCGGCTTCTTGAAATTGCAA CAGCAGGTGGGCgagcagcagagctgggcgcGGCTGTACTGCGTGCTGCGGGGCTCCAACCTCCTCTGCTACCGCCGGCCCCAGGACGCCGAGGCCCCGGTGGAGCCGGCGCTTACCATCGCCATCAACAAG GAGACACGGATCCGGGCCGCGGAGAAGGACCCCGGGAACAAGCTGCAGAGCATGTCGGTGACCAACCGctatgggggggaggaggtgacgCACACGCTGCTGGCGGAGAGCCGGGCCGACACGCAGCGCTGGATGGAGGCCTTCTGGCAGCACTTCTACGACCtga GCCACTGGAAGCAGTGCTGCGATGAGCTCATGAAGATCGAGGTGCCGTCACCACGCAAGCCCCCGGCCCTGCTGGCCAAGCAGGGCTCCCTGTACCACGAGACGG CTATTGAGCCTGTGGATGACATTGAGGCCGTGACGGACATCCTGGCACGACGGGTGACGGCCCTCGAGCTGCGGTCGGACCTGGGCTGCCCCCCATGGCTGTCTCTCTTCGAGGGGCCCCTGCTCAGCGTGTCCCACGCCAGCATCACTTCCGAcagcgccagccccagccccactcgcTCACGCCCGGCATGGGGCCGGCCCCGCACGCTCTCCCTGGATGCCAGGCTCAGCACGCTGAAGGGGCGtgctgggaagggccaggcccctgccctgcgcccgctggctggccccccccactccagctcctccagcagcgGTGGCAACACCCCCGAGTCGGAGCGCCAGGGCCGCTGCCCCACccgccccaacctggagccccgcAGCTGTCTGCAGTCCCAGGTCTGA
- the RTKN gene encoding rhotekin isoform X1 — protein sequence MFCRNHRSRVTVARGSALEMEIRRGRFRLSLLGDTPQDTDIQKKIDHELRMREGTCKLLAACTQREQALEATKSLLVCNSRIMAYMSELQRMKEAQVAQRTARRPSDAGPMDDRLPCRGKVCVSDLRIPLMWKDTEYFKNKGDLHRCAVFCLLQLGVEIYDTEMVLVDRTLTDICFENGVLFTEAGPDFELKVELYSVGLEEDSALGSTPKKLASKLSSSLGRSSGKRLRAALDGAPGSPVSNGGSSPLLLPAPSVVGPKYHLLAHTALSLAEVQDSFRTHDLAITSNEESSFWLPLYGSMCCRLAAQPNCMAQQMMCGFLKLQQQVGEQQSWARLYCVLRGSNLLCYRRPQDAEAPVEPALTIAINKETRIRAAEKDPGNKLQSMSVTNRYGGEEVTHTLLAESRADTQRWMEAFWQHFYDLSHWKQCCDELMKIEVPSPRKPPALLAKQGSLYHETAIEPVDDIEAVTDILARRVTALELRSDLGCPPWLSLFEGPLLSVSHASITSDSASPSPTRSRPAWGRPRTLSLDARLSTLKGRAGKGQAPALRPLAGPPHSSSSSSGGNTPESERQGRCPTRPNLEPRSCLQSQV from the exons GACACTGACATCCAGAAGAAGATTGACCATGAGCTCCGGATGCGCGAAGGCACCTGCAAGCTGCTGGCAGCCTGCACGCAGCGGGAGCAGGCCCTGGAGGCAACCAAGAGCCTTCTCGTCTGCAACAGCCGCATCATGGCCTACATGTCCGAGCTGCAGCGCATGAAAGAGGCGCAGGTCGCGCAGCGGACGGCCCGGCG cccctcggACGCTGGCCCCATGGACGATCGCTTACCCTGCAGGGGAAAGGTCTGCGTGTCAG atcTCCGGATCCCCTTGATGTGGAAGGACACGGAGTATTTCAAAAACAAGGGAG ACCTGCACCGCTGTGCCGTGTTCTGCCTGCTGCAGCTCGGCGTGGAGATCTATGACACCGAGATGGTGCTGGTGGACCGGACGCTCACTGACATCTGCTTCGAAAATGGGGTCCTCTT CACGGAGGCAGGCCCGGACTTCGAGCTGAAGGTGGAGCTGTACAGcgtggggctggaggaggacTCTGCGCTCGGTAGCACCCCGAAGAAGCTGGCCAGCAAACTGAGCAGCTCGCTGGGACGCTCCTCTGGGAAGCGGCTGCGTGCAGCGTTGGACGGGGCCCCGGGGAGCCCCGTGAGTAATGGGgggagcagccccctcctgctgccGGCCCCCAGCGTGGT GGGCCCCAAGTACCACCTGCTGGCCCACACCGCGCTCTCCCTGGCTGAGGTTCAGGACAGCTTCCGCACCCATGACTTGGCCATCACCAGCAATG AGGAGAGCTCCTTCTGGCTGCCCCTCTATGGCAGCATGTGCTGCCGTCTGGCTGCCCAGCCCAACTGCATGGCCCAGCAGATGATGTGCGGCTTCTTGAAATTGCAA CAGCAGGTGGGCgagcagcagagctgggcgcGGCTGTACTGCGTGCTGCGGGGCTCCAACCTCCTCTGCTACCGCCGGCCCCAGGACGCCGAGGCCCCGGTGGAGCCGGCGCTTACCATCGCCATCAACAAG GAGACACGGATCCGGGCCGCGGAGAAGGACCCCGGGAACAAGCTGCAGAGCATGTCGGTGACCAACCGctatgggggggaggaggtgacgCACACGCTGCTGGCGGAGAGCCGGGCCGACACGCAGCGCTGGATGGAGGCCTTCTGGCAGCACTTCTACGACCtga GCCACTGGAAGCAGTGCTGCGATGAGCTCATGAAGATCGAGGTGCCGTCACCACGCAAGCCCCCGGCCCTGCTGGCCAAGCAGGGCTCCCTGTACCACGAGACGG CTATTGAGCCTGTGGATGACATTGAGGCCGTGACGGACATCCTGGCACGACGGGTGACGGCCCTCGAGCTGCGGTCGGACCTGGGCTGCCCCCCATGGCTGTCTCTCTTCGAGGGGCCCCTGCTCAGCGTGTCCCACGCCAGCATCACTTCCGAcagcgccagccccagccccactcgcTCACGCCCGGCATGGGGCCGGCCCCGCACGCTCTCCCTGGATGCCAGGCTCAGCACGCTGAAGGGGCGtgctgggaagggccaggcccctgccctgcgcccgctggctggccccccccactccagctcctccagcagcgGTGGCAACACCCCCGAGTCGGAGCGCCAGGGCCGCTGCCCCACccgccccaacctggagccccgcAGCTGTCTGCAGTCCCAGGTCTGA
- the RTKN gene encoding rhotekin isoform X2: MFCRNHRSRVTVARGSALEMEIRRGRFRLSLLGDTPQDTDIQKKIDHELRMREGTCKLLAACTQREQALEATKSLLVCNSRIMAYMSELQRMKEAQVAQRTARRPSDAGPMDDRLPCRGKVCVSDLRIPLMWKDTEYFKNKGDLHRCAVFCLLQLGVEIYDTEMVLVDRTLTDICFENGVLFTEAGPDFELKVELYSVGLEEDSALGSTPKKLASKLSSSLGRSSGKRLRAALDGAPGSPVSNGGSSPLLLPAPSVVGPKYHLLAHTALSLAEVQDSFRTHDLAITSNEESSFWLPLYGSMCCRLAAQPNCMAQQMMCGFLKLQQVGEQQSWARLYCVLRGSNLLCYRRPQDAEAPVEPALTIAINKETRIRAAEKDPGNKLQSMSVTNRYGGEEVTHTLLAESRADTQRWMEAFWQHFYDLSHWKQCCDELMKIEVPSPRKPPALLAKQGSLYHETAIEPVDDIEAVTDILARRVTALELRSDLGCPPWLSLFEGPLLSVSHASITSDSASPSPTRSRPAWGRPRTLSLDARLSTLKGRAGKGQAPALRPLAGPPHSSSSSSGGNTPESERQGRCPTRPNLEPRSCLQSQV; encoded by the exons GACACTGACATCCAGAAGAAGATTGACCATGAGCTCCGGATGCGCGAAGGCACCTGCAAGCTGCTGGCAGCCTGCACGCAGCGGGAGCAGGCCCTGGAGGCAACCAAGAGCCTTCTCGTCTGCAACAGCCGCATCATGGCCTACATGTCCGAGCTGCAGCGCATGAAAGAGGCGCAGGTCGCGCAGCGGACGGCCCGGCG cccctcggACGCTGGCCCCATGGACGATCGCTTACCCTGCAGGGGAAAGGTCTGCGTGTCAG atcTCCGGATCCCCTTGATGTGGAAGGACACGGAGTATTTCAAAAACAAGGGAG ACCTGCACCGCTGTGCCGTGTTCTGCCTGCTGCAGCTCGGCGTGGAGATCTATGACACCGAGATGGTGCTGGTGGACCGGACGCTCACTGACATCTGCTTCGAAAATGGGGTCCTCTT CACGGAGGCAGGCCCGGACTTCGAGCTGAAGGTGGAGCTGTACAGcgtggggctggaggaggacTCTGCGCTCGGTAGCACCCCGAAGAAGCTGGCCAGCAAACTGAGCAGCTCGCTGGGACGCTCCTCTGGGAAGCGGCTGCGTGCAGCGTTGGACGGGGCCCCGGGGAGCCCCGTGAGTAATGGGgggagcagccccctcctgctgccGGCCCCCAGCGTGGT GGGCCCCAAGTACCACCTGCTGGCCCACACCGCGCTCTCCCTGGCTGAGGTTCAGGACAGCTTCCGCACCCATGACTTGGCCATCACCAGCAATG AGGAGAGCTCCTTCTGGCTGCCCCTCTATGGCAGCATGTGCTGCCGTCTGGCTGCCCAGCCCAACTGCATGGCCCAGCAGATGATGTGCGGCTTCTTGAAATTGCAA CAGGTGGGCgagcagcagagctgggcgcGGCTGTACTGCGTGCTGCGGGGCTCCAACCTCCTCTGCTACCGCCGGCCCCAGGACGCCGAGGCCCCGGTGGAGCCGGCGCTTACCATCGCCATCAACAAG GAGACACGGATCCGGGCCGCGGAGAAGGACCCCGGGAACAAGCTGCAGAGCATGTCGGTGACCAACCGctatgggggggaggaggtgacgCACACGCTGCTGGCGGAGAGCCGGGCCGACACGCAGCGCTGGATGGAGGCCTTCTGGCAGCACTTCTACGACCtga GCCACTGGAAGCAGTGCTGCGATGAGCTCATGAAGATCGAGGTGCCGTCACCACGCAAGCCCCCGGCCCTGCTGGCCAAGCAGGGCTCCCTGTACCACGAGACGG CTATTGAGCCTGTGGATGACATTGAGGCCGTGACGGACATCCTGGCACGACGGGTGACGGCCCTCGAGCTGCGGTCGGACCTGGGCTGCCCCCCATGGCTGTCTCTCTTCGAGGGGCCCCTGCTCAGCGTGTCCCACGCCAGCATCACTTCCGAcagcgccagccccagccccactcgcTCACGCCCGGCATGGGGCCGGCCCCGCACGCTCTCCCTGGATGCCAGGCTCAGCACGCTGAAGGGGCGtgctgggaagggccaggcccctgccctgcgcccgctggctggccccccccactccagctcctccagcagcgGTGGCAACACCCCCGAGTCGGAGCGCCAGGGCCGCTGCCCCACccgccccaacctggagccccgcAGCTGTCTGCAGTCCCAGGTCTGA
- the RTKN gene encoding rhotekin isoform X6, producing MFCRNHRSRVTVARGSALEMEIRRGRFRLSLLGDTPQDTDIQKKIDHELRMREGTCKLLAACTQREQALEATKSLLVCNSRIMAYMSELQRMKEAQVAQRTARRPSDAGPMDDRLPCRGKVCVSDLRIPLMWKDTEYFKNKGDLHRCAVFCLLQLGVEIYDTEMVLVDRTLTDICFENGVLFTEAGPDFELKVELYSVGLEEDSALGSTPKKLASKLSSSLGRSSGKRLRAALDGAPGSPVSNGGSSPLLLPAPSVVGPKYHLLAHTALSLAEVQDSFRTHDLAITSNEESSFWLPLYGSMCCRLAAQPNCMAQQMMCGFLKLQQQVGEQQSWARLYCVLRGSNLLCYRRPQDAEAPVEPALTIAINKETRIRAAEKDPGNKLQSMSVTNRYGGEEVTHTLLAESRADTQRWMEAFWQHFYDLSHWKQCCDELMKIEVPSPRKPPALLAKQGSLYHETALPGPAVPPSACEGLLLQDNAVSAEIRALLSSYYSDSY from the exons GACACTGACATCCAGAAGAAGATTGACCATGAGCTCCGGATGCGCGAAGGCACCTGCAAGCTGCTGGCAGCCTGCACGCAGCGGGAGCAGGCCCTGGAGGCAACCAAGAGCCTTCTCGTCTGCAACAGCCGCATCATGGCCTACATGTCCGAGCTGCAGCGCATGAAAGAGGCGCAGGTCGCGCAGCGGACGGCCCGGCG cccctcggACGCTGGCCCCATGGACGATCGCTTACCCTGCAGGGGAAAGGTCTGCGTGTCAG atcTCCGGATCCCCTTGATGTGGAAGGACACGGAGTATTTCAAAAACAAGGGAG ACCTGCACCGCTGTGCCGTGTTCTGCCTGCTGCAGCTCGGCGTGGAGATCTATGACACCGAGATGGTGCTGGTGGACCGGACGCTCACTGACATCTGCTTCGAAAATGGGGTCCTCTT CACGGAGGCAGGCCCGGACTTCGAGCTGAAGGTGGAGCTGTACAGcgtggggctggaggaggacTCTGCGCTCGGTAGCACCCCGAAGAAGCTGGCCAGCAAACTGAGCAGCTCGCTGGGACGCTCCTCTGGGAAGCGGCTGCGTGCAGCGTTGGACGGGGCCCCGGGGAGCCCCGTGAGTAATGGGgggagcagccccctcctgctgccGGCCCCCAGCGTGGT GGGCCCCAAGTACCACCTGCTGGCCCACACCGCGCTCTCCCTGGCTGAGGTTCAGGACAGCTTCCGCACCCATGACTTGGCCATCACCAGCAATG AGGAGAGCTCCTTCTGGCTGCCCCTCTATGGCAGCATGTGCTGCCGTCTGGCTGCCCAGCCCAACTGCATGGCCCAGCAGATGATGTGCGGCTTCTTGAAATTGCAA CAGCAGGTGGGCgagcagcagagctgggcgcGGCTGTACTGCGTGCTGCGGGGCTCCAACCTCCTCTGCTACCGCCGGCCCCAGGACGCCGAGGCCCCGGTGGAGCCGGCGCTTACCATCGCCATCAACAAG GAGACACGGATCCGGGCCGCGGAGAAGGACCCCGGGAACAAGCTGCAGAGCATGTCGGTGACCAACCGctatgggggggaggaggtgacgCACACGCTGCTGGCGGAGAGCCGGGCCGACACGCAGCGCTGGATGGAGGCCTTCTGGCAGCACTTCTACGACCtga GCCACTGGAAGCAGTGCTGCGATGAGCTCATGAAGATCGAGGTGCCGTCACCACGCAAGCCCCCGGCCCTGCTGGCCAAGCAGGGCTCCCTGTACCACGAGACGG CTCTCCCTGGCCCTGCGGTGCCACCCTCGGCCTGCGAGGGGCTCCTGCTCCAGGATAACGCCGTCTCCGCTGAGATTCGGGCGCTTCTCTCCTCCTATTACAGCGACAG CTATTGA